A stretch of Lathyrus oleraceus cultivar Zhongwan6 chromosome 6, CAAS_Psat_ZW6_1.0, whole genome shotgun sequence DNA encodes these proteins:
- the LOC127096719 gene encoding DExH-box ATP-dependent RNA helicase DExH1 isoform X1 encodes MLHCLFRPSFHSHHLFSIQLPAPKHFLSNTRISTSVMSYRPNYQGGGRRGGASSSGRGGGRRGGGGGGGRGGGRGEQRWWDPVWRAERLRQQQAEKEVLDEKEWWDKIEKMKKGGEQEMVIKRYFSIADQQALADMAYQHELYFHAYSKGKILVVSKVPLPDYRADLDERHGSTQKEIKMSTDIERRVGNLLNMSQSTGASAASLASVSTDMEHKISSTIKSASHQTDTSKEKLSVVLKERQELEQTRDSVKEMKSFREKLPAFKMKSEFLKVVQENQVLVVSGETGCGKTTQLPQFILEEEISRLRGADCNIICTQPRRVSAISVAARISAERGETLGKTVGYHIRLEAKRSAETHLLFCTTGVLLRQLVQDPELTGVSHLLVDEIHERGMNEDFLIIILRDLLPRRPDLRLILMSATINADLFSKYFANAPTMHIPGFTFPVAEHFLEDVLEKTRYSIKSEFDSFEGNTRRKRKQQDSKKDPLTEMFEDLDVDTHYKNYSLGVRKSLEAWSGSQIDLGLVEATIEYICRNEGGGAILVFLTGWDEISKLLDKLEGNNLLGNRSKFLILPIHGSMPTIDQCEIFDRPPPNKRKIVLATNIAESSITIDDVVYVIDCGKAKETSYDALNKLACLLPSWISKASARQRRGRAGRVQPGVCYRLYPKLIHDAMPEYQLPEILRTPLQELCLHIKSLQLGTVASFLGKALQPPDSLAVQNAIELLKTIGALDDKEELTPLGQHLCTVPLDPNIGKMLLMGSIFQCLSPALTIAAALAYRNPFVLPINRKEEADAAKRYFSGDSCSDHIALLKAFEGWKEAKSRGTEKEFCWENFLSPVTLRLIDDMRTQFLNLLSDIGFVDKSRGVHAYNQYSHDLEMVCAILCAGLYPNVVQCKRRGKRTAFYTKEVGKVDIHPSSVNAGIHLFPLPYLVYSEKVKTTSIYIRDSTNISDYALLLFGGNLDPSKNGEGIEMLGGYLHFSASKSVIELIKKLRGQLDKLLNRKIEEPGFDISGEGNVVVAAAVELLHNQNMR; translated from the exons ATGCTTCACTGCCTCTTTCGCCCTTCTTTTCATTCCCATCACCTCTTTTCCATACAACTGCCCGCACCCAAGCATTTCCTCTCTAACACTCGAATCTCCACTTCCGTCATGTCCTACCGCCCTAACTACCAAGGCGGAGGCCGCAGAGGCGGTGCTTCATCCTCCGGTCGCGGTGGAGGCCGACGTGGAGGCGGCGGCGGTGGGGGCCGTGGTGGTGGACGCGGCGAGCAAAGATGGTGGGACCCTGTTTGGCGTGCCGAACGCCTTAGACAACAACAAGCAGAG AAGGAGGTGCTTGATGAGAAAGAATGGTGGGATAAGATAGAGAAGATGAAAAAAGGAGGGGAACAAGAGATGGTTATAAAGCGTTACTTCAGTATTGCAGACCAGCAAGCCCTAGCTGATATGGCTTATCAACATGAGCTTTATTT CCATGCATATAGTAAGGGAAAGATTCTTGTTGTTAGCAAAGTTCCTTTGCCTGATTACCGTGCAGACCTTGATGAGCGTCATGGGTCAACACAGAAGGAG ATTAAAATGTCCACAGACATAGAGAGGAGAGTAGGAAATCTTTTAAATATGTCACAGTCAACCGGGGCATCAGCTGCTAGTCTGGCTTCTGTATCAACTGATATGGAACATAAAATATCATCGACTATAAAATCTGCTTCACATCAGACTGATACTTCAAAGGAGAAACTCAGTGTTGTACTCAAGGAAAGGCAGGAACTGGAGCAG ACACGTGATAGTGTGAAGGAAATGAAATCATTTAGGGAGAAGCTTCCTGCATTTAAAATGAAGTCTGAGTTTCTGAAAGTCGTTCAAGAAAATCAG GTATTGGTAGTTTCAGGAGAGACAGGCTGTGGCAAAACAACACAGCTGCCACAATTCATTTTGGAAGAAGAAATATCACGCTTGCGTGGAGCTGACTGCAATATAATTTGTACTCAGCCTCGTCGTGTATCTGCAATTTCTGTTGCAGCTCGTATATCTGCTGAAAGAGGGGAAACTCTTGGTAAAACTGTTGGGTACCACATTCGTCTTGAAGCAAAACGTTCTGCGGAAACACACCTTCTTTTCTGCACCACTGGTGTATTACTTCGGCAACTG GTCCAAGATCCAGAGTTGACTGGTGTTAGTCATTTGCTGGTGGATGAAATTCATGAAAGAGGCATGAATGAAGACTTCTTAATTATAATTTTACGTGACCTTCTTCCCCGTCGTCCAGATCTGCGTCTCATTCTAATGAGTGCTACAATCAATGCCGATTTGTTCTCTAAATATTTTGCAAATGCCCCAACAATGCACATACCG GGATTTACTTTCCCTGTAGCAGAGCACTTCCTAGAAGATGTGTTGGAGAAAACTAGATATAGCATCAAGTCGGAGTTTGACAGTTTTGAGGGGAATACAAGGAGAAAAAGGAAACAACAAGATTCTAAGAAGGATCCTCTGACTGAAATGTTTGAG GACCTTGATGTGGATACTCATTACAAAAATTATAGCTTGGGTGTTAGAAAATCCCTTGAAGCTTGGTCAGGTTCACAAATTGATTTGGGTCTG GTAGAAGCAACAATTGAATATATATGTCGGAATGAAGGTGGTGGAGCTATTCTTGTATTTCTTACTGGCTGGGATGAAATCTCTAAGCTACTTGACAAACTTGAAGGAAATAACTTACTTGGAAACCGTAGCAAGTTCTTAATCCTTCCAATACACGGTTCAATGCCTACCATTGACCAATGTGAAATATTTGATCGTCCTCCCCCTAACAAAAG AAAAATTGTGCTAGCAACAAATATTGCTGAGAGCAGCATCACCATAGATGATGTTGTATATGTCATAGACTGCGGTAAAGCAAAGGAAACCAGCTATGACGCCCTAAATAAGCTTGCCTGCTTGTTGCCATCATGGATTTCAAAGGCCTCGGCACGTCAG AGACGTGGACGTGCTGGTCGAGTACAACCTGGAGTTTGTTATAGATTGTATCCAAAACTGATCCACGATGCTATGCCAGAGTATCAGTTACCTGAAATCCTTCGAACGCCTTTGCAAGAGTTGTGCCTGCACATTAAAAGCTTGCAGCTGGGAACTGTGGCATCATTTTTAGGAAAGGCACTTCAGCCGCCAGATTCTCTTGCTGTTCAAAATGCTATAGAACTTCTGAAGACAATCGGGGCATTAGATGACAAGGAGGAGCTTACTCCACTGG GTCAGCATCTTTGTACTGTACCTTTGGACCCAAATATAGGGAAGATGCTTCTCATGGGCTCTATCTTTCAGTGCCTTAGTCCTGCCCTAACTATTGCTGCTGCTCTTGCTTACCGTAACCCATTTGTCCTACCTATAAACAGAAAAGAGGAAGCTGATGCAGCAAAACGATATTTTTCTGGTGACTCTTGCAG TGATCATATAGCCCTTCTTAAAGCTTTTGAGGGATGGAAGGAGGCAAAAAGTAGGGGGACTGAAAAGGAATTTTGTTGGGAAAATTTCCTATCCCCGGTGACCTTGCGGTTGATTGATGATATGAGAACACAATTTCTCAACTTATTATCTGACATTGGATTTGTTGACAAATCGAGGGGTGTCCAT GCTTACAACCAGTACAGTCATGATTTGGAGATGGTTTGTGCAATTCTTTGTGCTGGTCTCTACCCTAATGTTGTGCAGTGCAAAAGAAGAGGAAAACGGACAGCATTCTACACTAAAGAAGTCGGGAAGGTTGACATCCATCCCTCTTCTGTAAATGCTGGGATTCATCTCTTCCCTCTGCCTTACTTGGTATATAGTGAAAAAGTTAAAACAACCAGCATCTATATTAGAGACTCTACCAACATTTCAGATTATGCACTACTTCTGTTTGGTGGTAATCTCGACCCTAGCAAAAATGGTGAGGGCATTGAGATGCTTGGAGGTTACCTTCATTTCTCTGCTTCCAAGAGTGTCATTGAGTTGATAAAG AAATTACGTGGGCAGCTTGACAAGCTTCTAAACAGAAAAATTGAAGAACCAGGGTTTGACATTTCTGGTGAAGGAAACGTTGtggttgctgctgctgttgaaTTGCTTCACAATCAAAATATGCGATAG
- the LOC127096719 gene encoding DExH-box ATP-dependent RNA helicase DExH1 isoform X2: protein MSTDIERRVGNLLNMSQSTGASAASLASVSTDMEHKISSTIKSASHQTDTSKEKLSVVLKERQELEQTRDSVKEMKSFREKLPAFKMKSEFLKVVQENQVLVVSGETGCGKTTQLPQFILEEEISRLRGADCNIICTQPRRVSAISVAARISAERGETLGKTVGYHIRLEAKRSAETHLLFCTTGVLLRQLVQDPELTGVSHLLVDEIHERGMNEDFLIIILRDLLPRRPDLRLILMSATINADLFSKYFANAPTMHIPGFTFPVAEHFLEDVLEKTRYSIKSEFDSFEGNTRRKRKQQDSKKDPLTEMFEDLDVDTHYKNYSLGVRKSLEAWSGSQIDLGLVEATIEYICRNEGGGAILVFLTGWDEISKLLDKLEGNNLLGNRSKFLILPIHGSMPTIDQCEIFDRPPPNKRKIVLATNIAESSITIDDVVYVIDCGKAKETSYDALNKLACLLPSWISKASARQRRGRAGRVQPGVCYRLYPKLIHDAMPEYQLPEILRTPLQELCLHIKSLQLGTVASFLGKALQPPDSLAVQNAIELLKTIGALDDKEELTPLGQHLCTVPLDPNIGKMLLMGSIFQCLSPALTIAAALAYRNPFVLPINRKEEADAAKRYFSGDSCSDHIALLKAFEGWKEAKSRGTEKEFCWENFLSPVTLRLIDDMRTQFLNLLSDIGFVDKSRGVHAYNQYSHDLEMVCAILCAGLYPNVVQCKRRGKRTAFYTKEVGKVDIHPSSVNAGIHLFPLPYLVYSEKVKTTSIYIRDSTNISDYALLLFGGNLDPSKNGEGIEMLGGYLHFSASKSVIELIKKLRGQLDKLLNRKIEEPGFDISGEGNVVVAAAVELLHNQNMR from the exons ATGTCCACAGACATAGAGAGGAGAGTAGGAAATCTTTTAAATATGTCACAGTCAACCGGGGCATCAGCTGCTAGTCTGGCTTCTGTATCAACTGATATGGAACATAAAATATCATCGACTATAAAATCTGCTTCACATCAGACTGATACTTCAAAGGAGAAACTCAGTGTTGTACTCAAGGAAAGGCAGGAACTGGAGCAG ACACGTGATAGTGTGAAGGAAATGAAATCATTTAGGGAGAAGCTTCCTGCATTTAAAATGAAGTCTGAGTTTCTGAAAGTCGTTCAAGAAAATCAG GTATTGGTAGTTTCAGGAGAGACAGGCTGTGGCAAAACAACACAGCTGCCACAATTCATTTTGGAAGAAGAAATATCACGCTTGCGTGGAGCTGACTGCAATATAATTTGTACTCAGCCTCGTCGTGTATCTGCAATTTCTGTTGCAGCTCGTATATCTGCTGAAAGAGGGGAAACTCTTGGTAAAACTGTTGGGTACCACATTCGTCTTGAAGCAAAACGTTCTGCGGAAACACACCTTCTTTTCTGCACCACTGGTGTATTACTTCGGCAACTG GTCCAAGATCCAGAGTTGACTGGTGTTAGTCATTTGCTGGTGGATGAAATTCATGAAAGAGGCATGAATGAAGACTTCTTAATTATAATTTTACGTGACCTTCTTCCCCGTCGTCCAGATCTGCGTCTCATTCTAATGAGTGCTACAATCAATGCCGATTTGTTCTCTAAATATTTTGCAAATGCCCCAACAATGCACATACCG GGATTTACTTTCCCTGTAGCAGAGCACTTCCTAGAAGATGTGTTGGAGAAAACTAGATATAGCATCAAGTCGGAGTTTGACAGTTTTGAGGGGAATACAAGGAGAAAAAGGAAACAACAAGATTCTAAGAAGGATCCTCTGACTGAAATGTTTGAG GACCTTGATGTGGATACTCATTACAAAAATTATAGCTTGGGTGTTAGAAAATCCCTTGAAGCTTGGTCAGGTTCACAAATTGATTTGGGTCTG GTAGAAGCAACAATTGAATATATATGTCGGAATGAAGGTGGTGGAGCTATTCTTGTATTTCTTACTGGCTGGGATGAAATCTCTAAGCTACTTGACAAACTTGAAGGAAATAACTTACTTGGAAACCGTAGCAAGTTCTTAATCCTTCCAATACACGGTTCAATGCCTACCATTGACCAATGTGAAATATTTGATCGTCCTCCCCCTAACAAAAG AAAAATTGTGCTAGCAACAAATATTGCTGAGAGCAGCATCACCATAGATGATGTTGTATATGTCATAGACTGCGGTAAAGCAAAGGAAACCAGCTATGACGCCCTAAATAAGCTTGCCTGCTTGTTGCCATCATGGATTTCAAAGGCCTCGGCACGTCAG AGACGTGGACGTGCTGGTCGAGTACAACCTGGAGTTTGTTATAGATTGTATCCAAAACTGATCCACGATGCTATGCCAGAGTATCAGTTACCTGAAATCCTTCGAACGCCTTTGCAAGAGTTGTGCCTGCACATTAAAAGCTTGCAGCTGGGAACTGTGGCATCATTTTTAGGAAAGGCACTTCAGCCGCCAGATTCTCTTGCTGTTCAAAATGCTATAGAACTTCTGAAGACAATCGGGGCATTAGATGACAAGGAGGAGCTTACTCCACTGG GTCAGCATCTTTGTACTGTACCTTTGGACCCAAATATAGGGAAGATGCTTCTCATGGGCTCTATCTTTCAGTGCCTTAGTCCTGCCCTAACTATTGCTGCTGCTCTTGCTTACCGTAACCCATTTGTCCTACCTATAAACAGAAAAGAGGAAGCTGATGCAGCAAAACGATATTTTTCTGGTGACTCTTGCAG TGATCATATAGCCCTTCTTAAAGCTTTTGAGGGATGGAAGGAGGCAAAAAGTAGGGGGACTGAAAAGGAATTTTGTTGGGAAAATTTCCTATCCCCGGTGACCTTGCGGTTGATTGATGATATGAGAACACAATTTCTCAACTTATTATCTGACATTGGATTTGTTGACAAATCGAGGGGTGTCCAT GCTTACAACCAGTACAGTCATGATTTGGAGATGGTTTGTGCAATTCTTTGTGCTGGTCTCTACCCTAATGTTGTGCAGTGCAAAAGAAGAGGAAAACGGACAGCATTCTACACTAAAGAAGTCGGGAAGGTTGACATCCATCCCTCTTCTGTAAATGCTGGGATTCATCTCTTCCCTCTGCCTTACTTGGTATATAGTGAAAAAGTTAAAACAACCAGCATCTATATTAGAGACTCTACCAACATTTCAGATTATGCACTACTTCTGTTTGGTGGTAATCTCGACCCTAGCAAAAATGGTGAGGGCATTGAGATGCTTGGAGGTTACCTTCATTTCTCTGCTTCCAAGAGTGTCATTGAGTTGATAAAG AAATTACGTGGGCAGCTTGACAAGCTTCTAAACAGAAAAATTGAAGAACCAGGGTTTGACATTTCTGGTGAAGGAAACGTTGtggttgctgctgctgttgaaTTGCTTCACAATCAAAATATGCGATAG